Proteins from a genomic interval of Treponema brennaborense DSM 12168:
- a CDS encoding AraC family transcriptional regulator, with amino-acid sequence MSIAKCNVTVNSSGEEVQKHGTSEFPIAFYEENLSSYSIPWHWHEDFEIIWVISGSIKVSVNSTEHILNKNQGIFINAGFLHSIHATNDGEYVLRSIVFHPRLIGSIDSIYWQNYIEPIIQNKNLPYILLDPFINWQDKILAYSISVWNRLYNTENGFEIYVRNELSQLILIVLTNHSICEAKPSIRNLRNADRIKTMLQYIQMHFSETITISTLARVALISESEVLRCFHRTIHSTPNQYLKQYRIQKACQMLIDTDMTSIDIAFQCGFQSSSYFTKTFREQIGCTPLEYRKRDQQC; translated from the coding sequence ATGAGCATAGCAAAATGTAATGTAACAGTGAATTCTTCCGGTGAAGAAGTTCAAAAGCATGGAACGTCAGAATTCCCGATTGCTTTTTATGAGGAAAACTTATCAAGCTATTCTATTCCCTGGCACTGGCACGAAGATTTTGAGATTATATGGGTAATCTCAGGATCGATAAAAGTATCTGTTAATAGCACAGAACATATCCTAAACAAAAATCAAGGGATATTTATCAATGCAGGCTTTCTTCATTCCATTCATGCAACAAACGATGGCGAATACGTTTTAAGATCCATTGTTTTTCATCCAAGGCTAATCGGAAGCATAGATAGTATATACTGGCAAAATTATATTGAGCCGATTATCCAGAATAAAAATCTGCCATACATTTTATTAGACCCATTCATTAACTGGCAGGACAAAATACTCGCTTACTCGATTTCTGTATGGAACAGACTTTATAACACTGAAAATGGTTTTGAAATATATGTCAGGAACGAATTATCGCAATTGATTCTAATTGTGCTAACAAATCATTCCATATGTGAAGCAAAACCCAGCATTCGAAATCTTCGAAATGCCGATCGAATAAAAACCATGCTTCAATACATTCAGATGCATTTTTCAGAAACCATAACCATCTCTACTTTAGCAAGGGTAGCGCTGATCAGTGAAAGCGAAGTTCTGCGCTGTTTTCACCGTACAATCCATTCCACACCGAATCAGTACCTGAAACAATATCGAATCCAAAAAGCATGTCAAATGTTAATCGATACAGATATGACTTCTATCGATATTGCCTTTCAATGCGGATTTCAAAGCAGCAGCTACTTTACGAAAACTTTCCGAGAACAGATTGGCTGTACCCCTTTGGAGTACAGAAAAAGGGATCAGCAATGCTAA
- a CDS encoding MFS transporter, protein MFQLLLVIIYIAFISLGLPDSLLGSAWPSMYMEFGVPISYIGVISMIIAIGTVVSSLQSDKLTRKFGTGKITTISITMTAVALFGFSSSHSFGLLCFWAVPYGLGAGSVDASLNNYVALHYASRHMSWLHCMWGIGATIGPYMMGYALKHGQNWNAGYQYISFLQIAFAVVLFFSLPLWKNQKGTAEENDILAGKALPLKEVIQISGAKEVMLCFFCYCALEQTTGLWASSYLTLIKGFSIETAAGFASMFFIGITIGRVLSGFISMKLSDLQMIRLGQGIIAAGIIMMLLPLNEVISLVGLFFFGFGCAPIYPCIIHSTPSRFGADKSQAIIGVQMASAYVGTCVMPPLFGLIAKHINIVLLPVYLLIILLLMVMMHELLVKKTA, encoded by the coding sequence ATGTTTCAATTACTGTTAGTAATTATCTATATTGCATTTATTAGTCTTGGATTGCCCGATTCCTTATTGGGTTCGGCATGGCCATCCATGTATATGGAATTTGGGGTGCCGATTTCATACATAGGCGTCATTTCTATGATTATTGCAATCGGAACCGTTGTTTCAAGTTTACAGAGTGATAAACTTACCCGTAAATTTGGAACCGGAAAGATAACGACCATCAGCATTACTATGACGGCAGTTGCTTTATTTGGCTTTTCCAGTTCACACTCATTTGGTTTGCTTTGTTTCTGGGCAGTTCCTTACGGACTTGGAGCAGGTAGTGTTGATGCATCCTTGAATAATTATGTAGCACTTCACTATGCAAGCAGACATATGAGTTGGCTTCATTGTATGTGGGGAATCGGCGCAACTATTGGGCCTTATATGATGGGATATGCCTTGAAGCATGGTCAGAATTGGAATGCAGGTTATCAGTATATTTCCTTTTTACAGATTGCTTTTGCAGTAGTTTTGTTTTTTAGCCTGCCGTTATGGAAGAACCAAAAAGGGACGGCAGAAGAGAATGATATTTTAGCGGGAAAAGCATTGCCTTTGAAAGAGGTAATTCAGATTTCTGGAGCAAAAGAAGTAATGCTTTGTTTCTTTTGCTACTGTGCTTTGGAACAGACGACCGGCTTATGGGCAAGCAGTTATCTTACCCTGATCAAAGGATTTTCAATTGAGACAGCGGCTGGTTTTGCAAGTATGTTTTTTATTGGTATTACCATTGGGAGGGTATTAAGTGGATTTATAAGTATGAAATTAAGCGATTTACAAATGATTCGTCTGGGGCAGGGAATCATTGCGGCTGGTATTATTATGATGTTACTGCCGTTAAATGAAGTAATATCTTTGGTCGGCTTGTTTTTCTTTGGTTTTGGATGTGCGCCAATCTACCCATGTATTATTCACTCCACTCCGTCCCGTTTTGGTGCGGATAAGTCACAGGCAATCATCGGGGTTCAGATGGCAAGTGCATATGTGGGAACCTGTGTGATGCCGCCGCTATTCGGCTTAATTGCAAAGCATATAAATATTGTTTTGCTGCCGGTATATTTGCTAATCATTCTTTTATTAATGGTGATGATGCATGAATTGCTGGTAAAAAAAACTGCTTGA
- a CDS encoding RNA polymerase sigma factor: MAKINLRDYYPFYNSDFFVEISDEIKDALLEAERLEKNYIRRRFYNKAHYSLDADDGIEKDILFESLSPCEIYERKITSEQLHSAIAYLPDKQGKRIYAHYILGMSKSDIARAEGINEKAVRVAIEKGLKSMEKFLKKS; the protein is encoded by the coding sequence ATGGCAAAAATCAATCTGCGGGATTATTACCCGTTTTATAATTCAGACTTTTTTGTTGAGATATCAGATGAAATCAAGGACGCTTTGCTGGAAGCAGAACGTTTGGAGAAAAACTACATTCGCCGCCGCTTCTATAACAAAGCCCACTATTCGCTGGACGCTGACGACGGGATCGAAAAGGATATTCTTTTTGAATCCCTTTCCCCTTGCGAGATTTACGAGCGTAAAATTACTTCCGAACAACTGCACTCCGCAATCGCTTACTTGCCGGACAAGCAAGGAAAACGAATTTATGCCCATTACATACTCGGTATGAGTAAATCCGATATTGCACGGGCAGAGGGTATAAATGAAAAAGCCGTCAGAGTTGCTATTGAGAAAGGGTTGAAAAGCATGGAGAAATTTTTGAAAAAGTCTTAA
- a CDS encoding Rpn family recombination-promoting nuclease/putative transposase, with product MNADFPRWEDVTITNDFFFAYSMLHDTELCRLLLRTLLKLDAKEITYVNTQETLAAAPGSKSVRLDVLLETTGEIVNVEMQTTSEPNLFKRIRYYQSSIDIGTAQRGVDYDDLKKLYVLFICTKDPFGEGLPRYTLRTVCDEHTALDVRDERFAVVYNASAYENELDSETAAMLHYIAEGGTDTETAKSFAERVFKLKTDGAAKGAFMKYEIEIKRIRKEGFAEGESLGFAAGRNEGIAEGETRGMEKGRITGITEGRTQGKSEEKYATAGNLLSMGVLTPEQIAAATELPLETVRELACREE from the coding sequence ATGAACGCAGATTTTCCCCGCTGGGAAGACGTTACCATCACCAACGACTTCTTCTTCGCCTATTCGATGCTTCACGACACCGAACTGTGCCGTCTCCTTCTGCGCACCCTGCTCAAGCTGGACGCAAAAGAAATCACCTACGTCAACACGCAGGAAACGCTCGCCGCCGCACCCGGCTCCAAAAGCGTCCGCCTCGACGTGCTGCTCGAAACCACCGGTGAAATCGTCAACGTCGAAATGCAGACGACCTCCGAGCCGAACCTGTTCAAACGGATCCGCTATTACCAAAGCTCCATCGACATCGGCACCGCACAGCGTGGCGTTGATTACGACGACCTGAAAAAGCTGTACGTTCTGTTCATCTGCACGAAGGATCCGTTCGGCGAAGGGCTGCCGCGCTACACGCTCAGAACCGTCTGCGACGAGCACACTGCGCTCGACGTTCGGGACGAACGGTTTGCCGTCGTCTATAATGCCTCAGCGTATGAAAACGAGCTTGATTCTGAAACGGCGGCCATGTTACACTATATAGCGGAAGGCGGAACGGACACGGAGACGGCAAAGAGCTTTGCCGAACGGGTGTTCAAGCTGAAAACCGACGGTGCCGCCAAGGGGGCGTTCATGAAGTACGAGATAGAAATCAAACGCATCCGTAAGGAAGGCTTTGCCGAGGGCGAATCCCTCGGTTTTGCAGCGGGCCGTAATGAGGGCATTGCTGAAGGTGAAACACGCGGCATGGAAAAAGGCAGAATTACCGGCATTACGGAAGGTCGCACACAAGGTAAATCCGAAGAAAAATACGCTACAGCCGGCAACCTCTTATCTATGGGAGTGCTTACGCCGGAGCAGATTGCCGCTGCTACGGAATTACCGCTGGAAACCGTGCGGGAGCTCGCTTGCAGGGAAGAATAA
- a CDS encoding cysteine-rich KTR domain-containing protein — translation MIEVQWLLCPICGNKTRLKIRKDTILENFPLYCPKCKQESLINVLQLNMSVIKEPDAKTQSR, via the coding sequence ATGATTGAAGTTCAATGGTTACTATGTCCTATATGTGGCAATAAAACAAGACTGAAAATTAGGAAAGATACAATCCTCGAAAACTTCCCCCTATACTGTCCCAAATGTAAACAAGAATCTCTAATCAATGTGCTACAACTCAATATGTCAGTTATCAAAGAGCCAGACGCAAAGACGCAGAGCCGATAA
- a CDS encoding recombinase family protein — translation MARTKNRETNTAVSQFSYNPTRWNLAKYIRLSKEDLNRGKDDSNSVTNQKNLLDDYYRQHLDEFESAETYVDDGCTGTDTNRADFQRLLADIYAKKVNCVIVKDLSRLSRNYTDAGSLIENLFVQMNVRFISLAEGVDSYLNPDSVSSILVPITNVMNDQYCYQTSKKIRQVFDYKKRNGEFIGSYAPYGYIKDPNDKHALLVDHEAAEVVKQIFSMCLSGMTVRAIVNHLNDHGVMCPSVYKQSQGLKYKCPNGQTQPMWSTITISNMLKNPVYVGDMAQGRNRVKSYKIHKIEAVPEKDWIVVPNTHEPIIDREAFEKVKQLLKRDTRTSPKQKQLYLFSGFLRCADCGRAMSRIASKELYVYYQCGTYKSLSKKACTMHSIKSTRLEAAVLYAIRQQVHLAVSYSAIVSKINLAPLKKSQSIRLNELITAKEKELTKIMRYKQALYQDWKDGHITHNDYRHMSEDYEQQNEAIGTVIANLKKERDELENGIDTENPFLATFRKYENIDKLTREILIELVDHIKVYEGGDISIRFKFADELRRIIQYIEVNSHLQVG, via the coding sequence ATGGCACGAACCAAAAACAGGGAAACAAATACTGCTGTTTCTCAATTTTCGTATAATCCTACACGGTGGAATCTTGCAAAATATATCCGGTTATCCAAAGAGGACTTGAATCGTGGCAAGGACGACAGCAACAGTGTCACCAATCAAAAAAACTTGCTTGATGATTATTACAGACAGCACCTTGATGAATTTGAAAGCGCCGAAACCTATGTTGATGACGGTTGCACAGGTACAGACACGAACCGGGCAGATTTTCAAAGACTGCTGGCCGACATTTACGCGAAAAAGGTAAACTGCGTGATTGTCAAAGACCTTTCCCGTCTTTCCCGTAACTATACGGACGCCGGGAGCCTGATTGAAAATTTGTTTGTTCAGATGAATGTACGCTTTATCAGCTTGGCAGAGGGCGTAGACAGTTATTTGAACCCTGACAGCGTATCAAGTATTCTTGTTCCTATAACGAACGTAATGAACGACCAGTATTGTTACCAAACTTCAAAGAAAATCCGTCAGGTGTTTGACTACAAGAAACGTAATGGCGAATTTATTGGCTCCTATGCCCCCTATGGCTACATCAAAGACCCCAATGATAAACACGCTTTGTTGGTAGACCATGAAGCCGCCGAAGTGGTAAAGCAGATTTTTTCCATGTGTCTAAGCGGTATGACCGTCAGGGCTATTGTGAATCATCTGAACGACCACGGTGTTATGTGTCCTTCCGTTTACAAGCAAAGTCAGGGATTAAAGTACAAATGCCCCAACGGACAGACACAGCCCATGTGGAGTACCATTACTATCAGCAATATGCTGAAAAATCCCGTCTATGTTGGAGATATGGCACAGGGGCGAAACCGTGTGAAAAGCTACAAGATACACAAAATCGAAGCTGTACCTGAAAAAGACTGGATTGTTGTCCCGAATACCCATGAACCGATTATTGACCGCGAAGCCTTTGAAAAGGTTAAGCAACTGCTAAAGCGTGACACCCGCACTTCTCCAAAACAGAAACAGCTTTATCTGTTTAGCGGCTTTCTCCGCTGTGCGGATTGTGGCCGGGCAATGTCGCGGATAGCAAGCAAGGAATTGTACGTTTACTACCAATGCGGAACATATAAGAGCCTTTCTAAAAAAGCCTGCACTATGCACTCTATTAAAAGCACAAGGCTTGAAGCGGCTGTACTCTATGCAATCCGGCAACAGGTACATCTTGCAGTCAGCTATTCCGCTATTGTATCAAAAATTAACTTGGCTCCGCTCAAAAAAAGCCAGTCGATACGGCTGAATGAACTGATTACCGCAAAAGAAAAAGAGCTTACCAAAATCATGCGGTACAAGCAAGCACTTTATCAGGACTGGAAAGACGGTCATATCACACATAATGATTACCGCCACATGAGTGAAGATTATGAACAGCAAAATGAAGCCATTGGCACAGTGATTGCCAATCTGAAAAAAGAGCGGGACGAACTGGAAAATGGCATTGACACCGAAAATCCTTTTTTAGCAACTTTCCGAAAATACGAGAACATCGACAAGCTGACAAGAGAAATCTTAATCGAACTGGTTGACCATATCAAAGTATACGAGGGCGGCGACATAAGCATACGGTTTAAGTTTGCCGACGAGCTGCGCCGCATTATCCAGTATATCGAAGTCAACTCGCATTTACAGGTAGGATAA
- a CDS encoding acyl-CoA carboxylase subunit beta encodes MEYNVEKQHAKGKLHAIERIHALVDKDSFMEIYSGVKHNCTSFGMDKKDIPYDGVITGFGTINGKKVAVYAQDFTVQGGSLGKMHGDKIAQLIDMAIDARCPVIGINDSGGARIQEGVNSLAGYGELFYQNVRASGYIPQISIIAGPCAGGAVYSPGITDFIFTVDKISYMFITGPKVVKSVMFLDITEEDLGGGTVHSQKSGVTHFRCPDESDCYSKVRALLDYIPHYYGESVSAQKFKFDEKKKAKKIEAVIPERSTQGYDIRDVIDCVTDDDSFFEVASEFAVSVVTGFARVEGKTVGVIANNPAGLGGIMNCDASDKAARFVRYCDAFNVPLLNLVDIPGFIPGPQEEQKGIIRHGAKLIYAYSEATVPKVTVITRKAYGGAYIAMCSKHLGADFVFAWPKAEIAVMGAEGAIQILYAKELKDPAQAQLVAQKTQEYKDTVMTPKTAAERGYISEVINPAETRAKIAQCFRLLDNKKPTAKIEKKHGNIPL; translated from the coding sequence ATGGAATACAATGTTGAAAAACAGCATGCAAAAGGTAAACTTCATGCAATCGAACGCATTCACGCGCTCGTCGATAAAGATTCTTTTATGGAAATCTATTCAGGTGTAAAACACAATTGTACCAGTTTCGGTATGGACAAAAAAGATATTCCGTACGACGGCGTTATCACCGGTTTCGGCACGATTAACGGCAAAAAAGTCGCCGTTTACGCGCAGGATTTTACCGTACAGGGCGGCTCGCTCGGTAAAATGCACGGCGATAAAATCGCTCAGCTCATCGATATGGCGATCGACGCGCGCTGTCCCGTCATCGGCATCAACGATTCGGGCGGAGCGCGCATTCAGGAAGGCGTAAACTCGCTGGCCGGATACGGCGAACTGTTTTATCAGAACGTGCGCGCCTCCGGTTATATCCCGCAGATTTCGATCATTGCCGGTCCGTGCGCGGGCGGAGCGGTGTATTCGCCGGGAATTACCGACTTCATTTTTACCGTGGATAAAATCAGCTATATGTTTATCACGGGACCCAAAGTCGTCAAAAGCGTCATGTTTCTTGATATTACCGAAGAAGACCTCGGCGGCGGCACGGTGCATTCCCAGAAAAGCGGCGTAACGCATTTCCGCTGTCCCGATGAAAGCGATTGTTATTCAAAAGTGCGCGCGCTGCTCGATTATATTCCGCACTATTACGGAGAAAGCGTTTCCGCACAGAAATTCAAGTTCGATGAAAAGAAAAAAGCAAAGAAAATAGAAGCAGTTATACCCGAACGCAGTACGCAGGGATACGATATCCGCGACGTAATCGATTGCGTTACCGACGACGATTCGTTTTTTGAAGTCGCCTCCGAATTTGCGGTGAGCGTCGTTACCGGTTTTGCCCGCGTCGAGGGAAAAACGGTCGGCGTTATCGCGAACAATCCGGCGGGACTCGGCGGCATCATGAATTGCGACGCTTCGGACAAGGCCGCACGCTTCGTCCGGTATTGCGACGCGTTCAACGTTCCGCTTTTGAACCTGGTCGATATTCCCGGCTTCATCCCCGGTCCGCAGGAAGAGCAGAAAGGCATTATCCGCCACGGCGCAAAGCTGATTTACGCTTATTCCGAGGCGACGGTGCCGAAAGTAACCGTCATTACGCGTAAAGCGTACGGCGGTGCGTACATCGCCATGTGCTCGAAGCATTTGGGAGCCGATTTCGTGTTCGCCTGGCCAAAGGCCGAAATCGCCGTCATGGGTGCGGAAGGCGCTATCCAGATTCTGTACGCCAAAGAGCTCAAAGATCCGGCGCAAGCGCAATTGGTCGCGCAGAAAACGCAGGAATACAAGGATACGGTCATGACGCCGAAAACGGCGGCGGAGCGCGGATATATTTCGGAAGTTATCAATCCTGCGGAAACGCGCGCTAAAATAGCCCAGTGCTTCCGTCTTTTGGACAATAAGAAACCGACGGCAAAAATCGAGAAAAAACACGGCAATATTCCGCTGTAA
- a CDS encoding NADase-type glycan-binding domain-containing protein → MKKIIGIVLALTITGVIFCQEINWFPYSFENETWDISGFENEYIIIFLSPGNCIITQVFDNNKKVEDGFVYIEDSNNSQKPLYLLEGQNILIASGYYLYGFLYQSTLIYEGISNWLEFKAEKLATPNGEDDIRGFTLYETGINKITASSYLKETINGKVISYTPDFFIDKIFLQHTHDTFNIWHYDSYTAPWVEGVKGHGIGEWLDVEFKYKSDEIQILNGFVDFRRMNLYLDNSRVKRVLIESENPKFSKEYNLEDIVKYNVIQLPEKTDKIRITIKDVYPGRKWDDTCISSILITNPDLPPREKQLEENMT, encoded by the coding sequence ATGAAAAAAATTATTGGAATAGTATTAGCTTTAACGATTACAGGTGTAATTTTTTGTCAAGAAATCAATTGGTTCCCATATTCCTTTGAAAATGAGACATGGGATATTTCGGGTTTTGAAAATGAATATATTATTATTTTTCTTTCACCGGGGAATTGCATAATTACACAAGTTTTTGATAATAATAAAAAGGTTGAAGATGGATTTGTTTATATTGAAGATAGTAATAATTCACAAAAACCTCTTTATTTGTTAGAAGGTCAGAATATATTGATTGCATCAGGATATTATTTATATGGCTTCCTATATCAATCGACATTAATTTATGAAGGAATATCAAATTGGTTAGAATTTAAGGCTGAAAAATTAGCTACTCCAAATGGAGAAGATGATATTCGAGGTTTTACATTATATGAAACAGGTATAAATAAAATAACAGCATCATCGTATTTAAAAGAAACTATAAATGGTAAAGTTATAAGTTATACACCTGATTTTTTTATAGATAAAATTTTTCTTCAACATACACATGATACCTTCAATATTTGGCACTATGATTCTTATACAGCGCCCTGGGTAGAAGGAGTAAAAGGCCATGGAATAGGAGAATGGCTCGATGTTGAATTCAAATATAAATCTGATGAAATACAAATATTAAATGGATTTGTAGATTTTAGACGGATGAATCTATATCTTGATAATAGTAGAGTGAAAAGAGTACTAATAGAATCGGAAAATCCGAAGTTTTCAAAAGAATATAATTTAGAAGATATTGTAAAATATAATGTTATACAATTACCGGAAAAGACTGATAAAATTCGTATAACCATAAAAGATGTATATCCTGGGCGGAAATGGGATGATACATGTATTTCATCAATTTTAATTACAAACCCTGATTTACCACCACGAGAAAAACAACTTGAAGAAAATATGACATAA
- a CDS encoding DUF523 domain-containing protein, with amino-acid sequence MKVLVSACVLGCNCKYNGRNNRNEAVIEYLKGKEVLSICPEMLANMPIPRPCAEIVDEVVMDDKGNNVDSDYRKAVALALEKIEGEKIDLAILQSRSPTCGVNNIYDGTFTGKLISGQGLFAKALITKGYPVKDAEDFNM; translated from the coding sequence ATGAAAGTATTAGTAAGTGCATGTGTACTAGGATGTAATTGTAAATATAATGGAAGAAACAATCGCAATGAAGCTGTGATTGAATATCTAAAAGGAAAAGAGGTTCTCAGTATTTGTCCTGAAATGTTAGCCAATATGCCTATTCCCCGACCATGTGCTGAGATTGTTGATGAAGTAGTGATGGATGATAAGGGAAATAATGTTGATTCTGATTATAGGAAAGCAGTTGCGCTTGCATTAGAAAAAATAGAAGGAGAAAAAATTGATTTGGCTATTTTGCAGTCAAGAAGTCCAACTTGCGGAGTTAACAATATATATGATGGAACATTTACCGGGAAGCTAATATCTGGTCAGGGACTTTTTGCTAAAGCCCTGATTACTAAAGGGTACCCCGTAAAAGATGCAGAAGATTTTAATATGTAG
- a CDS encoding aminoglycoside 6-adenylyltransferase: MRSEKEMMDLIIAVANNDVRIRAAYLEGSRANPNVPKDIFQDYDIVYVVTETRSFREDKAWIDRFGERLYMQYPEENIYYTSDVENCYGWLIQFTDGNRLDLHVKTLENVLNSLELYKTLVDKDNIMPQKQVLSDEEYWVKKPVPNQFYCTCNEFWWCLNNVAKGLWRNEIPYAMDMINFQIRPMLRRLLEWKIGIDNDFSVSAGKSAKYMDKYLPKGIYEQYLESYSKAQINAIWDAVFLMCDLFQKISLEVSEKLNFPYDLTEARNSKSYLERVKSLPSNATEIY, translated from the coding sequence ATGCGATCAGAAAAAGAAATGATGGATTTAATCATAGCAGTTGCCAACAATGATGTCCGCATTCGTGCGGCCTACTTAGAAGGTTCACGTGCAAATCCAAATGTACCAAAAGATATCTTTCAAGATTATGATATTGTATATGTTGTTACAGAAACAAGGTCATTCAGAGAGGACAAAGCCTGGATTGATCGATTTGGTGAGCGCTTGTATATGCAATATCCAGAGGAAAATATCTACTACACTTCTGATGTTGAAAATTGCTATGGTTGGCTAATTCAATTCACTGATGGAAATAGATTGGATTTACATGTAAAGACATTAGAAAATGTACTTAATAGTCTAGAATTGTATAAAACACTAGTTGACAAGGACAATATCATGCCTCAAAAACAAGTATTGTCCGATGAAGAATATTGGGTGAAAAAGCCGGTGCCAAATCAATTCTATTGTACATGTAATGAATTTTGGTGGTGTTTAAATAATGTGGCGAAGGGATTATGGAGGAATGAGATTCCATATGCAATGGATATGATAAATTTTCAAATAAGGCCAATGCTTAGGCGGCTGCTGGAATGGAAAATTGGGATTGATAATGATTTTTCAGTCAGCGCAGGGAAATCCGCAAAATACATGGACAAGTATTTGCCGAAAGGGATTTATGAACAATACTTAGAATCTTATTCGAAAGCACAAATAAACGCTATATGGGATGCTGTTTTTCTCATGTGCGATTTGTTTCAGAAAATTTCTTTGGAGGTAAGTGAGAAATTAAATTTCCCCTACGATTTGACAGAAGCAAGAAATAGCAAGAGCTACCTTGAGCGCGTTAAAAGCTTACCGTCCAACGCAACAGAAATATACTAG
- a CDS encoding DUF6870 family protein: MVNLEQIITMQDVDIATVDKSQLTDVSGIDFDNSLPQRERAAHILKQVKNPYCFRHGDTAVKVEFPEDGPPLQDVITNFLIRQKSGL; the protein is encoded by the coding sequence ATGGTAAATCTGGAACAGATCATCACAATGCAAGATGTGGATATTGCCACAGTGGATAAATCACAGTTGACAGATGTTAGCGGAATCGACTTTGATAACAGCCTGCCTCAAAGGGAACGTGCGGCACATATTTTGAAGCAGGTAAAAAACCCTTACTGCTTCCGTCATGGAGATACTGCGGTAAAGGTAGAGTTCCCGGAGGACGGCCCCCCTTTGCAGGATGTAATTACAAACTTTCTTATACGGCAGAAAAGCGGCCTGTAA
- a CDS encoding histidinol-phosphatase HisJ family protein codes for MFADYHVHTEFSDDSVYEMEEVVKDAIQIKMEEICFTDHVDYGVKLDWNDKKEIQYRDGMPMANVYYPEYFETIKELQYLYGDLIAIKKGMEFGVQVHTISQYEKLFVKYPFDFIILSVHQIDNLELWTQDFQKGKSQKEYNEKYYQELLEIVKQYKNYSVLGHLDIIIRYDKNGTYPFEKISDIVNEILKIVIRDGKGIEVNTSSYRYGLTDMTPSKDILTLYKKLGGEIITIGSDSHKKGQLGAHIENTKKVLFDMGFRYHCTYENMRPHFHKLI; via the coding sequence ATGTTTGCTGATTATCATGTTCACACAGAATTTAGCGATGATTCTGTTTATGAAATGGAAGAGGTTGTAAAAGATGCAATACAAATAAAAATGGAAGAAATATGTTTTACGGATCATGTAGATTATGGAGTTAAGCTGGACTGGAATGATAAGAAAGAAATTCAATATCGCGATGGTATGCCTATGGCAAATGTGTATTATCCAGAATATTTTGAGACGATTAAGGAATTACAATATTTATATGGTGACTTGATTGCTATAAAAAAGGGAATGGAGTTTGGAGTACAGGTGCATACAATTTCTCAATATGAAAAGCTCTTTGTGAAATATCCATTTGATTTTATTATTCTATCTGTGCATCAAATAGATAACTTGGAATTATGGACACAGGATTTTCAGAAAGGAAAGAGCCAGAAAGAATATAACGAAAAATATTATCAAGAGCTGCTGGAAATTGTAAAACAATATAAAAATTATAGTGTTTTGGGACATTTAGATATTATTATAAGATATGATAAAAATGGCACATATCCGTTTGAAAAGATTTCAGACATAGTTAATGAAATTTTAAAAATTGTCATTCGTGATGGAAAAGGAATAGAAGTAAATACGTCATCCTACAGATATGGACTTACGGATATGACACCATCCAAAGATATACTTACTTTATATAAAAAATTAGGCGGTGAGATTATCACGATTGGAAGCGACAGTCATAAAAAAGGACAGCTAGGTGCACATATTGAAAATACCAAGAAAGTATTATTCGATATGGGATTTCGATATCATTGTACATACGAGAATATGAGGCCGCATTTTCATAAGTTGATATAA
- a CDS encoding SH3 domain-containing protein produces the protein MNWEEKKSLRGQYVTEDSLISLIVKETNKDLAAINDSRVRVRSEPNLKCETLDYVNKGDSVKILDRSTDKQQIGDMNDYWYNVELQNGTKGWVYGAYIDSL, from the coding sequence ATGAATTGGGAAGAAAAGAAAAGTCTAAGAGGGCAATACGTTACAGAAGATAGTTTGATATCGCTAATTGTAAAAGAAACAAATAAAGATTTAGCAGCAATCAACGACAGCCGAGTGCGAGTACGTTCAGAACCAAATCTAAAGTGTGAAACACTTGATTATGTAAACAAAGGGGACTCTGTAAAAATTCTGGACCGAAGTACCGACAAACAGCAAATAGGCGATATGAACGATTACTGGTACAATGTAGAATTGCAAAACGGCACAAAAGGCTGGGTCTACGGAGCATATATTGATTCGTTGTAG